A single region of the Drosophila takahashii strain IR98-3 E-12201 chromosome 2R, DtakHiC1v2, whole genome shotgun sequence genome encodes:
- the LOC108058813 gene encoding uncharacterized protein, translated as MSKILVAAIAFIAICLILVSAAPAPPTQLLDAQTAIQKIIDAYNRIPGPSVVHPWEVARVIDPNTFVAHF; from the exons ATGTCGAAAATCCTCGTCGCCGCTATTGCCTTCATCGCCATCTGCCTGATCCTTGTCAGCGCCGCCCCCGCCCCGCCCACTCAGCTGCTGGATGCCCAGACGGCCATCCAAAAGATAATCG ATGCCTACAACCGCATTCCAGGACCCTCGGTTGTCCACCCCTGGGAGGTCGCCCGAGTGATTGACCCCAACACCTTTGTGGCCCACTTTTAA
- the LOC108058808 gene encoding zinc finger and BTB domain-containing protein 41 yields MEADITPLAETNGEQRENPQESAANENAEQQERPDLAKSLDSAEDGVSGAVGQIIDYLEDDAGAANADQDAEMGEAEYLDGEMPPEEETEPQKANESGQEVSNKTVEEETAGEEEVSKEKSGGEGEKGTEQEKEAAPLDEDQDLDGKGKSAPKDGEEADPEGEEAAEKTGEEGDEEEEEEEEDPTEETEEVDAEFENASDAEGELITGDEPGEAADGVAPARERKKEEPVDENQCRVCTSKEELVCLFKKQIDATPADMLLVICPGVSILPKDFMPQFICTKCMGSLTIAIQLRKQLEATDQDLRKRLSRSKNKVRRPRGYVVIDAPVTDSSEDEDEQDDEFKVSDVGGTTSADSDSVDSDDSSEQQKKKEKKKPGPRGRPRKKPLKRNTDSEGEPSSAPKKKYQPTSVAAVGPFECPKCDLTFSRKQSYVLHRKTHERIEHACPICGKKFKVEWAYKTHMQRHEQERAHFRCELCPKIFRLRAELKHHMAQRHDEHGFIYECKRCQRTFLTQQRLQRHQAAGCQRHKEEGGRIKEETVRIKQEPRIKEERMGHGYSQGSNNSSMGKRRPGEGRDLFKAVAPPTTTYWSDSFSD; encoded by the exons ATGGAAGCCGACATAACGCCCCTGGCGGAAACCAACGGAGAGCAGCGGGAAAATCCGCAGGAAAGTGCTGCGAACGAGAATGCGGAGCAACAGGAGCGACCGGATTTGGCCAAATCCCTGGATTCCGCCGAAGATGGCGTCTCCGGAGCCGTGGGCCAGATTATAGATTACCTCGAG GACGATGCTGGCGCTGCAAATGCGGATCAGGACGCGGAAATGGGCGAGGCCGAGTATCTGGATGGCGAGATGCCGCCGGAGGAGGAAACTGAGCCCCAGAAAGCCAATGAAAGTGGCCAGGAAGTGAGCAATAAAACGGTCGAAGAGGAAACTGCAGGCGAGGAGGAAGTCTCGAAGGAAAAAAgcggaggagaaggagaaaaagGCACTGAACAGGAGAAGGAAGCTGCTCCTCTAGATGAAGATCAAGATCTAGATGGTAAAGGCAAGTCGGCTCCAAAAGATGGAGAAGAAGCCGATCCCGAAGGTGAAGAGGCAGCTGAGAAGACCGGCGAAGAaggcgacgaggaggaggaagaggaagaagaGGATCCCACCGAGGAAACCGAGGAGGTTGACGCAGAGTTCGAGAACGCCAGCGATGCCGAGGGCGAACTAATCACCGGCGACGAACCCGGCGAAGCTGCCGACGGCGTGGCCCCCGCGCGGGAGCGCAAAAAGGAGGAGCCCGTGGACGAGAACCAGTGCCGCGTGTGCACCAGCAAGGAGGAGCTAGTCTGCCTGTTCAAGAAGCAAATCGATGCCACGCCCGCGGACATGCTGCTGGTCATCTGCCCCGGTGTCTCGATTCTGCCCAAGGACTTTATGCCGCAGTTCATTTGCACCAAGTGCATGGGCAGCCTCACCATTGCCATACAGTTGCGCAAGCAGCTGGAGGCCACGGACCAGGATCTGCGCAAGCGCCTGTCCCGCAGCAAGAACAAGGTTCGCCGGCCCCGCGGCTACGTGGTCATCGATGCACCAGTCACTGATTCCAGCGAGGATGAAGATGAACAGGACGATGAGTTCAAGGTATCGGATGTGGGCGGCACAACGAGTGCCGACAGCGATTCCGTGGACTCCGATGACAGCAGTgagcagcagaagaagaaggagaagaagaaaCCGGGCCCACGGGGACGTCCGCGAAAAAAGCCGCTTAAGCGGAACACGGACAGCGAGGGGGAACCGTCTAGCGCCCCGAAGAAGAAGTACCAGCCCACGTCGGTGGCTGCCGTGGGTCCGTTCGAGTGCCCCAAATGCGACTTGACCTTCTCGCGCAAACAATCCTACGTGCTGCACCGCAAAACGCACGAGAGGATAGAGCATGCCTGTCCCATCTGCGGCAAGAAGTTCAAGGTGGAGTGGGCCTACAAGACGCACATGCAGCGGCACGAACAGGAGCGCGCCCACTTCCGCTGCGAGCTGTGCCCCAAGATATTCCGCCTGCGGGCGGAACTGAAGCACCACATGGCCCAGCGGCACGATGAGCACGGGTTTATCTACGAGTGCAAGCGCTGCCAGCGCACCTTCCTTACGCAGCAGCGATTGCAGCGCCACCAGGCCGCCGGTTGTCAGCGGCACAAGGAGGAGGGCGGTCGCATCAAGGAGGAGACCGTACGCATCAAGCAGGAGCCGCGCATCAAGGAGGAGCGCATGGGCCACGGCTATTCGcagggcagcaacaacagcagcatgGGCAAACGACGTCCCGGGGAGGGTCGTGATTTATTCAAGGCGGTGGCCCCACCGACCACCACCTACTGGAGCGACAGCTTCTCGGACTAA
- the LOC108058812 gene encoding uncharacterized protein yields the protein MQFTLLLLIASAACILAAPAPAAEEQQESSVKAKRGLSLGLGYHAPLVTHSHYIAAPTLVHHAPIISHAPLIAHAPLIAHHPVSSVSYHLPSYHSIHHF from the exons ATGCAATTCACT TTGCTCCTGCTCATCGCCAGCGCTGCCTGCATCCTGGCCGCACCCGCTCCCGCCGCCGAGGAGCAGCAAGAGTCCTCCGTGAAGGCCAAGCGGGGATTGTCCTTGGGATTGGGCTACCACGCCCCCCTGGTAACCCACTCGCATTACATCGCCGCCCCGACTTTGGTGCACCATGCCCCCATTATATCGCATGCACCGCTCATCGCCCACGCTCCTTTGATTGCCCACCATCCGGTATCCTCGGTCTCGTATCACCTGCCCAGCTACCACTCCATTCACCACTTCTAA
- the LOC108058811 gene encoding G-protein coupled receptor dmsr-1: MMQETNSHMGQTPLHHSVPFNDSVLKDQGLTSTDIDKFVQLWKQYQMKNMSAQVDECQGYCQGEIYNWLRAYNSIHGYVSLMICIFGTIANILNIMVLTRKEMAKTPINNILKWLAVADMFVMLEYIPYTSYQYIYMRPGEKDLSYTWAVCLLIHMHFTQILHTISIGLTVTLAIWRYVAIRHPNGGCANFLLAHSREAILLPFVLSPILCLPTYFVFQVRETYDVDNVNSEAMYHVYFDKNSVLYRFNFWIHSVLIKLLPCGILIVISAVLMHVLCEASRRRLKLRDYNNPAKYAIQLNLNESKSKKPPRCDRRNDRTTLLLVAVLVLFLITEFPQGLLGLLSGVMEKCFFAHCYPPFGELMDLLALINAAVGFVLYGLMSKQFRTTFRSLFMKRHFGSTEMTRLTRVTTTCV, encoded by the exons ATGATGCAGGAAACCAACAGTCACATGGGTCAAACCCCCTTGCATCATTCGGTGCCATTCAACGATTCGGTTTTAAAGGACCAAGGACTAACCAGCACGGATATCGATAAGTTCGTCCAGCTATGGAAGCAATACCAGATGAAGAACATGTCCGCCCAGGTGGACGAGTGCCAGGGCTATTGTCAGGGGGAAATCTACAACTGGCTGCGAGCCTACAACAGCATCCATGGATATGTTTCTCTAATG ATTTGCATATTCGGGACAATAGCAAACATCTTGAACATAATGGTCCTGACCAGAAAGGAAATGGCCAAGACGCCCATAAATAATATCCTCAAGTGGTTGGCGGTGGCCGATATGTTTGTGATGCTGGAATATATACCCTACACGTCCTATCAGTACATCTATATGCGACCAG gTGAAAAGGATCTGAGCTACACCTGGGCCGTTTGTCTTCTGATCCACATGCACTTTACCCAAATTTTGCATACTATTTCCATTGGATTGACCGTCACCCTGGCGATTTGGCGATATGTGGCCATCAG ACATCCTAATGGGGGCTGTGCCAACTTCCTGCTCGCACATTCCCGGGAGGCGATCCTCCTGCCCTTCGTCCTGTCGCCGATCCTCTGCCTGCCCACGTACTTTGTGTTCCAGGTGCGAGAGACATACGACGTGGACAATGTCAACTCGGAGGCCATGTACCACGTCTACTTCGATAAGAATTCGGTGCTCTACAG GTTTAATTTCTGGATACATTCCGTGCTCATCAAACTTTTGCCCTGTGGCATATTGATCGTGATCAGTGCAGTGCTCATGCACGTTCTGTGCGAGGCCTCGAGACGTCGCTTGAAGCTGAGAGACTACAATAATCCCGCCAAATATGCCATCCAGCTTAATCTGAACGAATCCAAGTCCAAGAA gCCACCGCGCTGTGATCGTCGAAATGATCGCACTACCCTCTTATTGGTGGCAGTACTGGTTTTGTTTCTGATCACCGAATTCCCGCAGGGATTATTGGGCCTGCTGTCCGGAGTGATGGAGAAGTGCTTCTTTGCCCACTGCTATCCGCCATTCGGGGAACTGATGGATCTGCTGGCCCTGATCAACGCAGCCGTGGGATTCGTGCTGTACGGACTGATGTCGAAACAGTTCCGAACCACCTTCCGATCGCTTTTTATGAAGCGGCACTTTGGCAGCACCGAGATGACGCGCTTGACCCGGGTCACCACGACTTGCGTTTAA
- the BBS4 gene encoding BBSome complex member BBS4 homolog isoform X1, protein MYEPGTEQINCNGRLIELPSLEVVRPAPKMPSDANIDWLLHIYFTRREFTRCRRLIERELNRHLNPEYLYFVQGLIDREEGNHIEALRHLQKSVELNPRNIETYKEIGRTLYIMGRFSQALGVFREAEQRSSRQDHEIYHYLGELLFRAATTQSQKELACQQQEEARSYFELAVQSGRKLESYVRLAELYRKDKQYQKAIDVLETCLHLTPENSEVLIEISVLYLKINETQKAHDRLAEVVSIERKCSPKGLLAFGAILQSRNDVDGALSKYSQIANAEPEIAELWNNIGLCFFKKQKFIVAISSLRKSVWLSPLNYNALYNLSLIYIASEQYASAFHTLAAAINLRKDNAECFMLLGLCLRKLDDMENAFVALERASRMATGPQGGGRNPLVVLNFALFCYETGRLALATEQYNRFMSQAQDLLLPTEYKFQATKLKSLLRISSQGNGILLDSADLEEPDLGQNRSRELLPDELPLEVNAVVSQN, encoded by the exons CCACATTTATTTTACTCGCCGCGAATTCACGCGCTGCCGCCGACTCATCGAACGTGAGCTGAATCGCCATTTGAATCCAGAGTACCTGTACTTTGTCCAG GGACTAATTGACCGTGAAGAGGGCAACCACATCGAGGCGCTGCGGCATCTGCAAAAATCTGTGGAGCTGAATCCCCGAAACATCGAGACCTACAAGGAAATAGGGCGAACACT CTACATAATGGGCCGCTTTAGTCAGGCACTGGGTGTCTTTAGGGAGGCGGAGCAGAGGAGCAGCCGTCAGGACCACGAGATATACCATTACCTGGGCGAACTGCTCTTTCGGGCGGCCACAACCCAAAGCCAAAAGGAGCTTGCCtgccagcagcaggaggaggccCGCTCCTACTTCGAATTAGCTGTTCAATCGGGTCGGAAACTTGAGAGCTATGTCCGTTTGGCCGAGTTGTATCGCAAGGATAAGCAATACCAGAAGGCCATTGATGTGCTGGAAACTTGCCTGCA CTTGACTCCCGAGAACTCGGAGGTTCTGATTGAAATCAGTGTGCTGTACCTGAAAATCAACGAAACGCAAAAGGCACACGATCGTCTGGCGGAAGTCGTCAGCATCGAACGGAAATGCTCGCCCAAGGGACTTTTGGCCTTCGGCGCCATTTTGCAG TCGCGCAACGATGTCGATGGGGCCCTCAGCAAATACAGCCAAATCGCAAACGCTGAGCCGGAAATTGCCGAGCTGTGGAATAACATTGGATTGTGCTTCTTCAAGAAGCAGAAATTCATTGTG GCCATTTCCTCGTTGCGCAAATCCGTTTGGCTCTCGCCGCTTAATTACAATGCCCTGTACAACCTGAGTTTAATCTACATTGCCT CCGAACAATACGCCAGTGCCTTTCACACGCTGGCCGCAGCCATAAACCTGCGCAAGGATAATGCCGAGTGCTTCATGCTCCTGGGCC TCTGTTTGCGTAAGCTGGACGATATGGAGAACGCGTTCGTGGCCCTCGAAAGGGCCAGTCGGATGGCAACTGGGCCACAGGGCGGCGGACGAAATCCTTTGGTTGTGCTGAACTTTGCCCTGTTTTGCTACGAAACTGGACGATTGGCGTTGGCCACCGAGCAGTACAACCGATTCATGAGCCAGGCCCAGGACCTCTTGCTGCCCACGGAA TACAAATTCCAGGCCACCAAGCTCAAATCCCTGCTGCGAATCTCCAGTCAGGGCAATGGCATCCTACTGGACTCCGCGGATTTGGAGGAACCCGATTTGGGCCAAAATCGATCCAGGGAACTGCTGCCGGACGAGCTGCCACTGGAGGTTAATGCTGTTGTTAGccagaattaa
- the BBS4 gene encoding BBSome complex member BBS4 homolog isoform X2, whose translation MYEPGTEQINCNGRLIELPSLEVVRPAPKMPSDANIDWLLHIYFTRREFTRCRRLIERELNRHLNPEYLYFVQGLIDREEGNHIEALRHLQKSVELNPRNIETYKEIGRTLYIMGRFSQALGVFREAEQRSSRQDHEIYHYLGELLFRAATTQSQKELACQQQEEARSYFELAVQSGRKLESYVRLAELYRKDKQYQKAIDVLETCLHLTPENSEVLIEISVLYLKINETQKAHDRLAEVVSIERKCSPKGLLAFGAILQSRNDVDGALSKYSQIANAEPEIAELWNNIGLCFFKKQKFIVAISSLRKSVWLSPLNYNALYNLSLIYIAFCLRKLDDMENAFVALERASRMATGPQGGGRNPLVVLNFALFCYETGRLALATEQYNRFMSQAQDLLLPTEYKFQATKLKSLLRISSQGNGILLDSADLEEPDLGQNRSRELLPDELPLEVNAVVSQN comes from the exons CCACATTTATTTTACTCGCCGCGAATTCACGCGCTGCCGCCGACTCATCGAACGTGAGCTGAATCGCCATTTGAATCCAGAGTACCTGTACTTTGTCCAG GGACTAATTGACCGTGAAGAGGGCAACCACATCGAGGCGCTGCGGCATCTGCAAAAATCTGTGGAGCTGAATCCCCGAAACATCGAGACCTACAAGGAAATAGGGCGAACACT CTACATAATGGGCCGCTTTAGTCAGGCACTGGGTGTCTTTAGGGAGGCGGAGCAGAGGAGCAGCCGTCAGGACCACGAGATATACCATTACCTGGGCGAACTGCTCTTTCGGGCGGCCACAACCCAAAGCCAAAAGGAGCTTGCCtgccagcagcaggaggaggccCGCTCCTACTTCGAATTAGCTGTTCAATCGGGTCGGAAACTTGAGAGCTATGTCCGTTTGGCCGAGTTGTATCGCAAGGATAAGCAATACCAGAAGGCCATTGATGTGCTGGAAACTTGCCTGCA CTTGACTCCCGAGAACTCGGAGGTTCTGATTGAAATCAGTGTGCTGTACCTGAAAATCAACGAAACGCAAAAGGCACACGATCGTCTGGCGGAAGTCGTCAGCATCGAACGGAAATGCTCGCCCAAGGGACTTTTGGCCTTCGGCGCCATTTTGCAG TCGCGCAACGATGTCGATGGGGCCCTCAGCAAATACAGCCAAATCGCAAACGCTGAGCCGGAAATTGCCGAGCTGTGGAATAACATTGGATTGTGCTTCTTCAAGAAGCAGAAATTCATTGTG GCCATTTCCTCGTTGCGCAAATCCGTTTGGCTCTCGCCGCTTAATTACAATGCCCTGTACAACCTGAGTTTAATCTACATTGCCT TCTGTTTGCGTAAGCTGGACGATATGGAGAACGCGTTCGTGGCCCTCGAAAGGGCCAGTCGGATGGCAACTGGGCCACAGGGCGGCGGACGAAATCCTTTGGTTGTGCTGAACTTTGCCCTGTTTTGCTACGAAACTGGACGATTGGCGTTGGCCACCGAGCAGTACAACCGATTCATGAGCCAGGCCCAGGACCTCTTGCTGCCCACGGAA TACAAATTCCAGGCCACCAAGCTCAAATCCCTGCTGCGAATCTCCAGTCAGGGCAATGGCATCCTACTGGACTCCGCGGATTTGGAGGAACCCGATTTGGGCCAAAATCGATCCAGGGAACTGCTGCCGGACGAGCTGCCACTGGAGGTTAATGCTGTTGTTAGccagaattaa
- the BBS4 gene encoding BBSome complex member BBS4 homolog isoform X3 — protein sequence MGRFSQALGVFREAEQRSSRQDHEIYHYLGELLFRAATTQSQKELACQQQEEARSYFELAVQSGRKLESYVRLAELYRKDKQYQKAIDVLETCLHLTPENSEVLIEISVLYLKINETQKAHDRLAEVVSIERKCSPKGLLAFGAILQSRNDVDGALSKYSQIANAEPEIAELWNNIGLCFFKKQKFIVAISSLRKSVWLSPLNYNALYNLSLIYIASEQYASAFHTLAAAINLRKDNAECFMLLGLCLRKLDDMENAFVALERASRMATGPQGGGRNPLVVLNFALFCYETGRLALATEQYNRFMSQAQDLLLPTEYKFQATKLKSLLRISSQGNGILLDSADLEEPDLGQNRSRELLPDELPLEVNAVVSQN from the exons ATGGGCCGCTTTAGTCAGGCACTGGGTGTCTTTAGGGAGGCGGAGCAGAGGAGCAGCCGTCAGGACCACGAGATATACCATTACCTGGGCGAACTGCTCTTTCGGGCGGCCACAACCCAAAGCCAAAAGGAGCTTGCCtgccagcagcaggaggaggccCGCTCCTACTTCGAATTAGCTGTTCAATCGGGTCGGAAACTTGAGAGCTATGTCCGTTTGGCCGAGTTGTATCGCAAGGATAAGCAATACCAGAAGGCCATTGATGTGCTGGAAACTTGCCTGCA CTTGACTCCCGAGAACTCGGAGGTTCTGATTGAAATCAGTGTGCTGTACCTGAAAATCAACGAAACGCAAAAGGCACACGATCGTCTGGCGGAAGTCGTCAGCATCGAACGGAAATGCTCGCCCAAGGGACTTTTGGCCTTCGGCGCCATTTTGCAG TCGCGCAACGATGTCGATGGGGCCCTCAGCAAATACAGCCAAATCGCAAACGCTGAGCCGGAAATTGCCGAGCTGTGGAATAACATTGGATTGTGCTTCTTCAAGAAGCAGAAATTCATTGTG GCCATTTCCTCGTTGCGCAAATCCGTTTGGCTCTCGCCGCTTAATTACAATGCCCTGTACAACCTGAGTTTAATCTACATTGCCT CCGAACAATACGCCAGTGCCTTTCACACGCTGGCCGCAGCCATAAACCTGCGCAAGGATAATGCCGAGTGCTTCATGCTCCTGGGCC TCTGTTTGCGTAAGCTGGACGATATGGAGAACGCGTTCGTGGCCCTCGAAAGGGCCAGTCGGATGGCAACTGGGCCACAGGGCGGCGGACGAAATCCTTTGGTTGTGCTGAACTTTGCCCTGTTTTGCTACGAAACTGGACGATTGGCGTTGGCCACCGAGCAGTACAACCGATTCATGAGCCAGGCCCAGGACCTCTTGCTGCCCACGGAA TACAAATTCCAGGCCACCAAGCTCAAATCCCTGCTGCGAATCTCCAGTCAGGGCAATGGCATCCTACTGGACTCCGCGGATTTGGAGGAACCCGATTTGGGCCAAAATCGATCCAGGGAACTGCTGCCGGACGAGCTGCCACTGGAGGTTAATGCTGTTGTTAGccagaattaa